In the genome of Rhodoplanes sp. Z2-YC6860, one region contains:
- a CDS encoding Bug family tripartite tricarboxylate transporter substrate binding protein — protein MRAIAYAAATALLLTTGAAHAAYPERTVTIITPFAPGGIADVVARITAERLQSTLKQNFVVENISGAGGTAGPERVAKATPDGYTLMSTPIFQLTTAKYAHNVSFDENTFKAISGVASAPFVITVNESFPGKTLADFIAYVKANPGKLSFGSAGAGSTTHVAAVMVLKAAGLDMVHVPYRGVAPAFTDLLAGHVVMVAGSPVELKPYMESGKLKALAVLDTKPSPFLPGVPLVTDTLKDCPPAVTYNGLLGPKDLPKDVVDTLSNALVEGRKSDEFKTRFSNVGLVPLLTTSGEFEKLFAADAKIWNDIMPTLGLKKN, from the coding sequence ATGCGTGCGATTGCCTATGCTGCTGCGACGGCACTTCTCCTCACCACGGGTGCCGCGCATGCGGCCTACCCGGAGCGGACGGTCACCATCATCACGCCGTTTGCGCCCGGCGGCATTGCCGACGTGGTGGCACGGATCACCGCGGAGCGGCTGCAATCCACTCTCAAGCAGAACTTCGTGGTGGAAAACATCTCGGGCGCGGGCGGCACGGCCGGGCCGGAGCGCGTCGCCAAGGCCACGCCGGATGGCTACACGTTGATGTCGACGCCGATCTTCCAGCTCACCACGGCTAAGTACGCCCACAACGTCTCGTTCGACGAGAACACGTTCAAGGCGATCTCCGGCGTCGCCTCTGCGCCTTTCGTCATCACCGTGAACGAGTCGTTTCCCGGCAAGACGCTCGCCGACTTCATCGCTTATGTGAAAGCCAACCCGGGCAAGCTGAGCTTCGGCTCGGCCGGCGCGGGAAGCACCACCCACGTCGCTGCCGTCATGGTGCTCAAGGCCGCCGGTCTCGACATGGTGCACGTGCCTTACCGTGGCGTCGCGCCTGCCTTTACGGACCTGCTTGCGGGTCATGTCGTGATGGTGGCCGGATCGCCGGTCGAGCTGAAGCCGTACATGGAGTCCGGCAAGCTCAAGGCCCTGGCCGTGCTCGACACCAAGCCGTCGCCGTTTCTGCCCGGCGTGCCATTGGTAACGGACACGCTGAAGGACTGCCCGCCGGCGGTGACCTACAATGGGCTGCTCGGGCCCAAGGACCTTCCAAAAGACGTGGTCGATACGCTATCGAATGCGCTGGTCGAGGGCCGCAAATCGGACGAGTTCAAGACACGGTTCTCGAATGTCGGCCTCGTGCCGTTGCTGACGACCTCGGGCGAGTTCGAGAAGCTCTTCGCCGCGGACGCCAAGATCTGGAACGACATCATGCCGACGCTCGGATTGAAGAAAAACTAG
- a CDS encoding VOC family protein — translation MANKLRHIAISVRDPEKTAKFFEQAFGMTRAGNAQRGVYMTDGIFNVALLNFGDEPVAGMEDQKNPLGLIHFGMWVDSVDDIAKKIESAGGSYVTGRKETNPNVYYEVKYKTPEGIVFDITESGWKGAVKEVKPA, via the coding sequence ATGGCCAACAAGCTTCGCCACATCGCCATCTCGGTGCGCGATCCGGAAAAGACCGCCAAGTTCTTCGAGCAAGCCTTCGGCATGACGCGCGCGGGCAATGCCCAGCGCGGCGTCTACATGACCGACGGCATTTTCAACGTCGCGCTCTTGAACTTCGGCGACGAGCCGGTCGCCGGCATGGAAGACCAGAAGAACCCGCTCGGTCTCATCCATTTCGGCATGTGGGTCGACAGTGTCGACGACATTGCCAAGAAGATCGAATCCGCCGGCGGCAGCTACGTCACCGGCCGCAAGGAAACCAATCCGAACGTCTATTACGAAGTCAAATACAAGACGCCGGAAGGCATCGTGTTCGACATCACCGAGAGCGGCTGGAAGGGCGCCGTCAAGGAAGTCAAACCGGCCTGA
- a CDS encoding Bug family tripartite tricarboxylate transporter substrate binding protein codes for MLKTFARGFFAATLLVSQAAYQAAYASWPERPVTLIVPYAAGGITDVIARTTAEHLQTKLKQTFIVQNETGAGGIIGAANVARARADGYTLLFAPIALLTLSPLTTKVNYETSDFAPITIVASSPFVVTVSKEFPTNTIAEFIAEVKKKPGEYTYASAGAGSTTHVSSLLFLKSAGLDMVHVPYRGVGPAFTDLIAGHVQMLSASPVELKPFVGSDSVKPLGVSSKQRSRYLPNVPTISETLPTPTVATYNGLLAPKGTPAEIIDMISAEMVAAAKSPEFLDRLAKIGVEPGGTTPQEMAAEIAADSERWKSVANDLTPPKSQ; via the coding sequence ATGCTCAAAACTTTCGCGCGGGGCTTTTTCGCCGCGACTTTGCTGGTTTCCCAGGCCGCCTATCAGGCAGCCTACGCATCCTGGCCCGAGCGGCCGGTCACTCTGATTGTTCCATACGCCGCCGGCGGCATCACCGATGTGATTGCGCGCACCACCGCCGAGCACCTTCAGACCAAGCTCAAGCAGACCTTCATCGTTCAGAATGAAACCGGCGCAGGCGGCATCATCGGCGCCGCCAACGTGGCGCGCGCCAGGGCTGACGGCTACACGCTGCTGTTCGCGCCGATCGCACTTCTCACGCTGTCGCCGCTGACCACCAAGGTCAATTACGAAACCAGCGATTTCGCGCCGATCACGATCGTGGCGTCGAGCCCGTTTGTCGTGACCGTCAGCAAGGAGTTCCCGACCAACACGATCGCCGAGTTCATTGCCGAGGTGAAGAAGAAACCCGGCGAATACACCTATGCGTCGGCGGGAGCCGGCAGCACCACGCATGTGTCGTCATTGCTGTTTCTGAAAAGCGCCGGCCTCGACATGGTGCATGTGCCTTATCGCGGCGTGGGCCCGGCCTTCACGGACCTGATCGCGGGCCACGTGCAGATGCTGTCGGCGAGCCCGGTCGAGCTCAAGCCGTTCGTCGGCTCCGACAGCGTCAAGCCGCTCGGCGTCAGCAGCAAACAACGCTCGCGTTATCTGCCCAACGTTCCGACCATCAGCGAGACGCTGCCGACGCCCACGGTTGCGACCTACAACGGCCTGCTGGCCCCGAAGGGCACGCCCGCGGAGATCATCGATATGATCTCGGCCGAGATGGTGGCCGCAGCCAAGAGTCCTGAATTCCTGGACAGGCTCGCCAAGATCGGCGTCGAGCCGGGCGGAACCACTCCGCAGGAGATGGCCGCCGAGATCGCAGCCGACAGCGAGCGCTGGAAGAGCGTCGCCAATGACCTTACGCCGCCGAAGAGCCAATAG
- the dnaE gene encoding DNA polymerase III subunit alpha, with protein MPNRIGEVPLASNTTAQPGFVHLHVHSAYSLLEGALTIGKLAEFAKTDKQPALALTDTDNMFGTLEFSEKLAGYGIQPIVGCAVAVDFGDEPRDPRHVGKARPLPRIVLLAAREEGYRNLMQLNSSAFLHTDSTEKPHLKLAALEGATDGLIVLTGGPGGPLDTAIVAGQVELAASRCATLQRLFGDRLYVELQRHGTSEERMAEPALIELAYTQGIPLVATNEPYFAKREDYDAHDGLIAIAEGRVIADTDRRQLTQEHYFKSRAEMAALFSDLPEALASTVEIAERCAFRPRTRKPILPRFSVELDEATDLRERAESGLQKRIAFHGIAPGRTEDEYRERLAFELGVIERMKYPGYFLIVSDFIQWAKEQGIPVGPGRGSGAGSLVAYALTITDLDPLRFNLLFERFLNPERVSMPDFDIDFCQDRRGEVIRYVQERYGRDQVGQIITFGTLQARGVLRDVGRVLEMPYGQVDKLCKLVPQNPAAPVTLAKAIEGEPKLQAERDANPVVKRAFDIALKLEGLNRHASTHAAGIVIGDRPLAQLVPMYRDPKSDMPVTQFNMKWVEQAGLVKFDFLGLKTLTTLQTAVRLLKQRGIDLDLAAIPLDDKKTYDLLSRAEAVGIFQLESQGMRRALLDMKPDRFEDIIALVALYRPGPMANIPTYCARKQGHEEPEYIHPKLEPILRETYGVIVYQEQVMQAAQILAGYTLGQADLLRRAMGKKIRSEMQAQRAIFVKGCGDQGIEKAHSDAIFDLLERFAEYGFNKSHAAAYALVAYQTAYLKANYPVEFLAASMSLDMGNTDKLSEFRTEVGRLGFKVEPPSINRSGVEFDVEGGTIFYALAALKGVGRQAVEAIVTARGDKPFADLTDFASRINPRAVNKRVLESLVCAGAFDKLEPNRARAFAAVDAMMSTAQRTHEAAAVGQNDMFGGAAHRETIAIPAVEGWLSGDKLQREYDAIGFFLSGHPLDEYAPILKNMNVYSWAEFSRSVKAGATAGRLAATVVSRMERRTKTGNKMGIFGLSDPSGHYEAIMFAEGLQQYRDVLEPGTAVLLFLSAEAQGDEVRARIQTADPLDRAAAKLQKGLRVFLRDQAPLEPVAKRLDTKGDGEVNVVLQLTGGTEVEIKLPGRFKVSPQIAGAIKAVPGVLDVHML; from the coding sequence ATGCCAAATCGAATCGGTGAGGTTCCTTTGGCTTCCAATACGACCGCACAGCCCGGCTTCGTGCATCTGCACGTCCATTCGGCCTATTCGCTGCTCGAGGGCGCGCTGACCATCGGCAAGCTCGCCGAGTTCGCGAAGACCGACAAGCAGCCGGCGCTGGCACTGACCGACACCGACAACATGTTCGGCACGCTGGAGTTCTCCGAGAAGCTCGCGGGCTACGGCATCCAGCCGATCGTAGGCTGCGCGGTGGCGGTCGATTTCGGCGACGAGCCGCGCGATCCGCGCCACGTCGGCAAGGCCAGGCCGCTGCCGCGCATCGTCCTGCTGGCCGCGCGGGAGGAGGGCTACCGCAACCTGATGCAGCTCAATTCGAGCGCGTTCCTGCACACGGACTCGACCGAGAAACCTCATCTGAAGCTCGCCGCGCTCGAAGGCGCGACCGACGGGCTGATCGTGCTGACCGGCGGGCCGGGCGGGCCGCTCGACACCGCCATCGTCGCGGGCCAGGTGGAACTTGCAGCGAGCCGCTGCGCGACCTTGCAGCGCCTGTTCGGCGACCGGCTCTACGTCGAACTGCAGCGTCATGGCACGTCCGAAGAGCGCATGGCGGAGCCCGCGCTAATCGAGCTCGCCTACACGCAGGGCATTCCGTTGGTTGCCACCAACGAGCCGTACTTCGCCAAGCGTGAGGACTACGACGCCCACGACGGCCTGATCGCTATCGCCGAAGGCCGGGTGATCGCCGATACCGACCGTAGGCAGTTGACCCAGGAGCACTATTTCAAAAGCCGCGCCGAGATGGCGGCGCTGTTCTCCGATCTTCCGGAAGCGCTCGCGTCCACGGTCGAAATCGCCGAGCGCTGCGCGTTCCGGCCGCGCACCCGAAAGCCAATCCTGCCGCGCTTCTCGGTCGAGCTGGACGAGGCGACGGATTTGCGCGAGCGCGCCGAAAGCGGCCTGCAGAAGCGCATCGCCTTCCACGGCATCGCGCCGGGCCGCACCGAGGACGAGTATCGCGAGCGGCTCGCCTTCGAGCTCGGCGTCATCGAGCGGATGAAATATCCCGGCTACTTCCTGATCGTGTCGGACTTCATCCAATGGGCGAAAGAGCAGGGCATCCCGGTCGGGCCGGGCCGCGGCTCGGGCGCGGGCTCGCTGGTCGCCTATGCGCTCACCATCACGGACCTCGATCCGCTGCGCTTCAATCTGCTGTTCGAACGCTTCCTCAATCCCGAGCGCGTGTCGATGCCGGACTTCGACATCGACTTCTGTCAGGACCGCCGCGGCGAGGTGATCCGCTACGTGCAGGAGCGCTACGGCCGCGATCAGGTGGGACAGATCATCACCTTCGGCACCCTGCAGGCGCGCGGCGTGCTGCGCGATGTCGGCCGCGTGCTGGAAATGCCCTATGGCCAGGTCGACAAGCTCTGCAAGCTCGTGCCGCAGAACCCGGCCGCGCCGGTGACGCTTGCGAAAGCCATCGAAGGCGAGCCGAAGCTGCAGGCTGAGCGCGACGCCAACCCGGTCGTGAAACGTGCCTTCGATATCGCGCTGAAGCTCGAAGGTCTCAACCGCCACGCCTCGACGCACGCCGCCGGCATCGTGATCGGCGACCGGCCATTGGCGCAGCTCGTGCCGATGTATCGCGATCCGAAATCCGACATGCCGGTGACCCAGTTCAACATGAAATGGGTGGAGCAGGCGGGTCTCGTGAAGTTCGACTTCCTCGGCCTGAAGACGCTCACAACGCTGCAGACCGCGGTGCGGCTGTTGAAGCAGCGCGGCATCGATCTCGATCTTGCGGCAATCCCGCTCGACGACAAGAAAACCTACGACCTCCTGTCACGCGCTGAAGCGGTCGGCATCTTCCAACTGGAAAGTCAGGGCATGCGCCGCGCGCTGCTCGACATGAAGCCTGACCGCTTCGAGGACATCATCGCGCTCGTGGCGCTCTATCGCCCGGGTCCGATGGCCAACATCCCGACCTACTGCGCACGCAAGCAGGGCCACGAGGAGCCGGAATACATCCATCCCAAGCTCGAGCCGATCCTGCGGGAGACCTACGGCGTCATCGTCTACCAGGAGCAGGTGATGCAGGCCGCGCAGATCCTGGCCGGCTACACGCTCGGCCAGGCCGACCTTCTGCGCCGCGCCATGGGCAAGAAGATCCGCTCGGAAATGCAGGCGCAACGCGCCATCTTCGTCAAAGGCTGCGGCGATCAGGGCATCGAAAAAGCCCATTCCGATGCGATCTTCGATCTGCTCGAACGTTTCGCAGAATACGGCTTCAACAAGAGCCACGCCGCAGCCTACGCGCTGGTCGCCTACCAGACCGCGTATCTGAAGGCCAACTATCCGGTCGAATTCCTGGCGGCGTCGATGTCGCTCGATATGGGCAACACCGACAAGCTCTCGGAATTCCGCACCGAGGTCGGACGCCTTGGGTTCAAGGTCGAGCCGCCATCGATCAATCGCTCCGGCGTCGAGTTCGACGTCGAAGGCGGGACGATCTTCTACGCGCTCGCCGCGCTCAAGGGTGTCGGCCGCCAGGCCGTCGAGGCGATCGTCACCGCGCGCGGCGACAAACCGTTCGCCGACCTCACCGACTTCGCCAGCCGCATCAATCCGCGCGCGGTGAACAAGCGCGTCTTGGAAAGCCTCGTATGCGCCGGCGCGTTCGACAAGCTCGAGCCAAATCGGGCGCGGGCTTTCGCCGCCGTCGATGCGATGATGTCGACCGCGCAGCGCACGCACGAGGCCGCCGCGGTCGGCCAGAACGATATGTTCGGCGGCGCGGCGCATCGCGAAACCATCGCAATCCCGGCGGTCGAGGGCTGGCTCTCGGGTGACAAGCTGCAGCGGGAGTACGACGCGATCGGCTTCTTCCTGTCGGGCCATCCGCTCGACGAATACGCGCCGATCCTCAAGAACATGAACGTGTACTCCTGGGCCGAATTCTCGCGGTCAGTGAAAGCCGGCGCGACCGCGGGCCGGCTTGCCGCGACCGTGGTGTCGCGCATGGAGCGGCGCACCAAGACCGGCAACAAGATGGGCATCTTCGGCTTGTCGGATCCGAGCGGCCACTACGAGGCCATCATGTTCGCCGAGGGCCTGCAGCAATATCGCGATGTCCTGGAGCCCGGCACCGCCGTCCTGCTGTTCCTGTCTGCCGAGGCGCAGGGCGACGAAGTGCGCGCCCGCATCCAGACCGCCGATCCGCTGGATCGCGCCGCGGCCAAGCTGCAAAAGGGGCTGCGCGTGTTCCTGCGCGATCAGGCCCCGCTCGAACCGGTTGCCAAGCGGTTGGACACCAAAGGCGACGGCGAGGTCAATGTGGTGCTGCAGCTCACCGGTGGCACCGAGGTCGAGATCAAGCTGCCCGGCCGCTTCAAGGTCTCGCCGCAGATCGCCGGCGCCATCAAGGCCGTGCCCGGCGTGCTCGACGTCCACATGCTGTGA
- a CDS encoding FAD-dependent oxidoreductase: MAVSKSNARVVIVGAGPVGMVCALALNKLGVPVTVFEQEPAPVEDQRAASLHPSSLEMLDDLGVTEKIIPLGLISSAYRFHDRVTHSVVAEFDLGLMKDEIRYPYVLQYEQYKLTASIAAEYGNASDFDVRFSHAVTGLTQSADGVEVEVTSPSGVEKLKADYVIGCDGGRSTVRKLAGIEFEGFTYPERFIKIATSFDFGVANPKVAFRNYFSDPTEWCNLFKVQGKRPPGLWRAIMPIGPEETDEIALSPERIEARLQKFFPNEGRYEIEYVNVYGAHQCVAATFRKGRVLLAGDSAHVNNPIGGMGMNGGIHDGINVAGKLAKVVHGEASDELLDLYSRQRRHAAAKYVQAQTIANKRLMEERDPTVRARNFDELRRTAENPETAKAYMRRAALFDSLKDAAAVT, from the coding sequence ATGGCGGTATCGAAATCGAATGCGCGCGTGGTCATTGTCGGGGCAGGGCCGGTCGGCATGGTCTGCGCGCTCGCCCTCAACAAGCTCGGCGTGCCGGTCACGGTGTTCGAGCAGGAGCCGGCGCCGGTCGAAGACCAGCGCGCGGCTTCGCTGCATCCATCATCTCTGGAAATGCTCGATGACCTCGGCGTCACCGAAAAGATCATCCCGCTCGGGCTGATCTCGAGCGCGTACCGGTTTCACGATCGCGTCACGCATTCGGTCGTGGCTGAGTTCGACCTCGGTCTGATGAAGGACGAGATCCGCTATCCCTACGTGCTGCAATACGAGCAGTACAAACTCACCGCCTCGATCGCCGCCGAATACGGCAATGCCTCGGACTTTGACGTGCGCTTTTCACACGCCGTCACAGGCCTCACGCAGAGCGCCGACGGCGTCGAGGTCGAAGTGACATCACCGTCCGGGGTCGAGAAGCTCAAAGCCGATTACGTGATCGGTTGCGACGGCGGCCGCAGCACGGTGCGCAAGCTCGCCGGCATCGAGTTCGAGGGCTTCACCTATCCGGAGCGCTTCATCAAGATCGCGACCAGCTTCGATTTCGGCGTGGCCAATCCCAAGGTCGCGTTTCGCAATTACTTCTCCGACCCGACCGAGTGGTGCAACCTGTTCAAGGTGCAGGGCAAGCGGCCGCCGGGTCTGTGGCGCGCCATCATGCCGATCGGGCCGGAAGAGACCGACGAGATCGCGCTGTCGCCCGAGCGCATCGAGGCGCGGCTGCAGAAGTTCTTCCCTAATGAAGGGCGCTACGAGATCGAATACGTCAACGTCTATGGCGCACATCAATGCGTCGCCGCGACCTTCCGCAAAGGCCGCGTGCTGCTCGCTGGCGACAGCGCCCACGTCAACAACCCGATCGGCGGCATGGGCATGAACGGCGGCATCCACGACGGCATCAATGTCGCGGGCAAGCTCGCCAAAGTGGTGCACGGCGAAGCCTCCGACGAATTGCTCGATCTCTACAGCCGCCAGCGCCGCCACGCTGCGGCGAAATACGTGCAGGCCCAGACCATCGCCAATAAACGGCTGATGGAGGAGCGCGACCCCACGGTGCGCGCCCGGAATTTCGACGAGTTGCGCCGCACCGCCGAGAACCCCGAGACCGCCAAGGCCTACATGCGCCGAGCGGCGCTGTTCGACAGCCTCAAGGACGCCGCCGCTGTGACTTGA